The genomic interval GAAGTGTTCAACAACGGTGGGCCGGGCTCCGCCCACCGTACGGGTGACCTCCTGGATGATTTCTGCGTACAGACCCTTGGCTTCCTGGACCCGTTGCAGGATCAGTCGCTCGATACCGGCAATCACCTTGGAGGGCGTGTCAAAGCGAATGTTGGCGACCTCATCCAGTACGCTGTTGTCCCGTTCATGCCCAATGCCTGTCAGGACCGGCACATCGGTCTCACAGATGGTACGCACCAGCGCGTAGTCATTGAGCCAGGCCATGTCATTGATGGCCCCGCCACCCCGGATGATCGCCACGGCATCGGGGAGACCGCCAGCCTCCCGCATGCGCTCTACGGCACCTAGCAGTTCCAATCGAATCTGAGCCGCGGCACCGTCCCCTTGGAAGCGACTGTGCACATAGACGAACCGGCAGATGCTCAGGCCTTCCAGCCTTCGTGCCTCCGCCTGGAAATCCCCTAGCCCAGCGCCACCCTCCGGAGCAACCACCAGGACCAAGTTGTAGTCCCAAGGAGTCGGCAACTGTCGGTTGAGATCGAACAGTCCTTCGAGTTGGAGGCGTTCACGGATCTCACGCTTACGCGCCTCAAGATCGCCGAGGGTGTAGTTCGGGTCAATGGCATCTACTTCCAGGCTGAAGCCGTGCTGGGGTTTGAACACCGGTCGCGCCCGAACAAGCAGCTTGATCCCAGGCCCGACCTGAGCTCCGGTAGCGGCCTCAAACTGGGGCAGTATTCGGCTCGCAGTGCTCGACCAGATAATGGCAGTGGCCTTGGCGGTGATCACCCCGGATGTATCCCGCTCGGAGACCTCCAAGTACACATGGCCACCGCGCACCCGCGTGTCCACCACCTCCACTAGGACCCACACTCCTGACTTGAAGGCTTGGGCCACTGCCGTCGAGACCCCCTGCAGCAGCTGGGACAGCGGCATCCCCCGCTGGCTCAATGAGACCGGGGCTGTAGCGGGGGGCGGCACCACAAGCGAGGATGAAGGTGTAGGGGCTGAATGGTCAGCTGGCAGCCACTGGGCAAAAGGGGCCAGTTCACGACCTTGGGGCACATACCACTGGCGGCGACTGGGATCCCACCGGGCGCCCAGGGCTTTGACGCGATCTTTATCGGCGAAGGAGGAGACGAGATAGGTGCCGCTCATTGGTTGGAAGAAGCAGGCGCAGAGATCTCTCGCGCGCCCGTACGCCAGGATGCCAAGTCTTTGAACTCGCGCGAGCAGCCAGAGCACACCAGTCGGTCGGCATATCTCATCGCTCCAGCGGCATCGCGTTCGACCACCCGACGGTAGCTCGTGGCTCCACAGAGGCCGCAGCGGTTCAACTGAATTGGTTGGGCGGAGGGCATCGGCAATAGGGGTTGGCTTGCCACGGGCAGTTGCCCGTGGCTGCAGTCAAAGAATTGTGCAATAAAGGCGCGCCGTCAGGTTGAGCTTGCGTGGTTAAGCGAATCACAGGCTGGTGCAGGAGTTGATGCGGAAGAGGAAACCGCTTGGCGGTGCGCGTTCGTGTGTCCGGACTTCTGTTCAATCAGCAATTGAACAGTTTTGCGGTCAACTTCGCGTGCTGCAGGCCGGGATTCCAATGATGCCTGGAAGTAACTTAACTATAGATTCGACTATCAATCTATAGTTAAGTTGTGTATTTTGGCCCGCCGTGGGTCACTGGGCAGCATTGTCAGAAACCGCTTCAGGAAAACATCCTGGTTTTTTTCGGTGCAGTGTTGACTACACTAGATCGGGAACAACAGGAACTTGGGCGCAAGTTGGCTTACAAGTTGCGCAATCGCTCGATCAGTTCATCGGCTCTAGCTGTGGTTATGCCGGTCTTGCCATCCACGAGAAACAAGGAGCGATTGAATGGTCGGAAAAGCCATGCGCGGTCGTCCAAAGCCAGCCATGGAAAGATAGCGCGGTCATTCCTACGCAACCATGCGTAGCACTCCGCTTCGCGCTCATAGCTCAGCAGTGAACTGGGGACGTCTGCGAGACTGCTAAATTTCCCCGTAGTGCCAACAATTCGGTGCGCCATGTTCGGCGAGAAACGTGAACGCAAGCCATGGAATGGCACAGTGAGGCGCCAAGTGCTTGTGATCACGACCTCGCAATCAGGTACTTTATGCAACACCTTCTCAAACACAGGTAGACAACAAAAGTGCCGTGAATCGTGGCAATGCTCGGGGTGCAAGACTCCATCGATATCCAAAAACAATGTGCGCAACGGGGATCCCTATCGTCCTGGATGTTGGTGGGGCTGCTTAAGGGATCGACCTCCACAACACGATCAAATGCTCTCCTTTACCTCAGTGGAACAACTCCGGCTCGATTCATAGACGGCATCTGTAGCACACGGCTTTCTCGAACACCCGAGGTGAAGGGCTCGACGGGGAACTCAACAAGGCATGCCCGCCGTCCCAGTTCGGCCAGCGGAGTATCGAATTGCGAATGTGCGTAGTGTTTGCCAGCAGCCGTCTCATAAACCAGAGCCTTGTAGCGCGGTGACTCCGGCTCTTCTGCCTCCCAAATGGTGGCAAGTTCATCAAGCATCCAAACCCCAGTCTTGTTCATCTCGCCTGGTGTCATGACCCGGGCAGATGAAACGTAGTGCTCATGCACGGTGCAGAAATTCACCAACTCAGTGACATCGTGAACCGAGCTGAGCATGCAAGTCGTTCGACCATTAAATACTGGGGCAGTCAATTCCACTAGGACGTACAACGTACGGTCTTCCAATGTACTGACTGGAATCGGCAGACCCTGACTACTTTCGATGGCGCCCTTCACCGAGGCATAAACGGAAATCATTGGAAAACTATCAAATGAACACTATAGATTGTAGTCCTATGGTATTCGTTTGACGGTAATTGGGAGATGCCCTCCCGACGCATTCCTTCAAACCACCTGCCAAAAGTGCTCAGGTTGGTTCGTACTGCGCGGGGGCTTACACAAGAGGACTTTGGTGTTGTCTCCAGCCGCACATACATGAGCGGGCTGGAGAGGGGAATCAAGAATCCCACCTTGAAGAAAGTCGATGAGATTGCTTCCGTGATGGAGGTGCATCCACTCACTCTCTTGACTCTGGCCTATGCGGAGTCCACCGAGCTAAAAGATGTGCGTGAACTCCTCCAAGTGGTTCAGCAGCAGGTGGTGGATCTTCGAAAACAAGGCGTTTAGAGGGCCCGCAACGGCCGGTGCGTAAATTCAGTCCGTGACCGGCATGCCCTCTGACACGGTGCCACTTATCCACAATCGGCGAGCCGCGGGTAGTTATCCACAACAACTGCGTTGATATCAAGCTGGTTCGAGAGTGTGAAATTACCTTGCACACATCGCTAAAAAAGTGCTTGACTACATTTAATGCGCTTGTTGTGCGGGAACTCCAGTCCTGCGTTCTGCAGCGCAGAGCGCACGCGCTCGCGCGCCTCTTTCACCTCCACCTCGGCCAGGCCCACCAGCGTGAAGCTCGGCAGACCATTGGCCAGATGCACTTCCACGGTGACGGAAGGCGCCTGCAGCCCCAGAAGGGCGCGGCTTTGCACCAAAGCAAGACTCATGAAGCGGTTTCTCCCCAGATGGGTGCGTTTTATGGTTTTTTGACACCGCGTGCCGGACAGGCGCACCAGCAAGGTGCGGCAGAACCGGGCGCGCACCGCCACTGTAGCGGGGTTCGCTGTAACGCAACGCAACGGGGAGCGGGCCATGCACCGGCGCGTGGCACGGTCCGTGCTTAAAGGGCTTGTCCCTACTTTGTCCCACCCGGAGGAAACATGACCCGCGCCATCATCAAGACCCTCGGCGTTGCCCTTGTGGCAACCCTGCCCCTGCTGGCCCACGCCCAGCTCAGCGGCAACGTCAGCCTGACCACCAACTACAAGTTCCGGGGCCAGGACCAGGATGCCTCCAGGTCCAAGGCCGTCAAGCCCGCGCTGCAGGGCGGTTTTGACTACGCCTTCGGCGACACCGGCTGGTATGTCGGCAACTGGAACTCCAGCGTCGACTGGCTTGCCAACAACTCGCTCGAGGCCGACCTGTACGGCGGCTACAAGTTCAAGGCCGGCGATGTGGACCTGGACGTGGGTGCGCTCACCTACATCTACCCCGGCAACAGCTCCGGCAACACCACCGAGCTGTACGGCGGCGTGAGCTTCGGCCCTTTCAGCGCCAAGTACTCGCACACCGTTTCCAAGGACTATTTCGGCTGGGCCGGCGCCAAGGCAGGCTCGGGCCTGAAGGGCCGCAACACCGGCTACCTGGGCTTCACGTTTGCGCACGAAGTGGCGCCCAGCATCACGGTCAAGGCCACGGTGGGCTTCACGCGCTTTTCCAGCGACATCAAGGACCAGGGCGTACCCAACTACATGGACTACAGCGTGGGCGGCGCGTATGACTTCGGTGACGGCCTCTCGCTCGGCGCGGCCGTGGTGGGCGCCAACAAGAAGGCCTACTTTGGCGATGTCAACAAGTCGCGCGTGATCGTCACGCTGACCAAAACCCTGTAAGCAAACCCCATGGGCGCGCTGCGCCCGTTCCGGAGGAATCGAAAATGAAAATGGTGACAGCCATCATCAAGCCCTTCAAGCTGGACGAGGTGCGTGAAGCGCTTTCGGACATCGGCGTGCAAGGCATCACAGTGACCGAGGTGAAGGGCTTTGGCCGCCAGAAGGGCCACACCGAGCTGTATCGCGGTGCCGAGTACGTGGTGGACTTTCTTCCCAAGGTGAAGATCGAGGCCGCCATTGCCGACGACCTGGTGGACCGCGTGATCGAAGCGATCGAAAGCGCCGCCCGCACCGGCAAGATTGGCGACGGCAAGATCTTCGTGACCCACCTGGAGCAGGTGGTGCGCATCCGCACTGGCGAAACCGGCAAGGAAGCCCTGTAAAGGCCCGGCCGCAAACCATCCAAGAAGAGAAACGCCATGAAAAAACTGTTTGCTTCCTTCATTCTCGGGCTCAGTCTGCTGTCCTTCGGCTCTGCAGCCCTGGCCCAGGCGCCCGCTGCGCCTGAAGCTGCTGTGGCAGCCTCGGCCGCCGCCGAGGCTCCTGCTGCCGCACCCGCACCGGCCCCGGTTGCTGCCCAAGCGGCTCCGGCCGAGGCGCCTGCTGCCGCTGAAGCGCCTGCGCCCAAGATCGACTCCGGCGACACCGCCTGGATGCTGACCTCCACGCTGCTTGTGATCCTCATGACCATCCCCGGCCTCGCGCTGTTCTACGGCGGCCTGGGCCGCAGCAAGAACATGCTGTCGGTGCTGATGCAGGTGTTCGTGGTCTTCTCGCTGGTGTCGCTGCTGTGGGCCATCTATGGCTACAGCCTGGCGTTCTCGGGCGAAGGCAAGTTCCTGGGCGGGCTGGACAAGATCTTCCTCAAGGGCGTGAACCAGGAGACTTTTGGTGCGCTGGCCACCATTCCCGAGTACGTGTTCATCGCGTTCCAGGGCACGTTTGCCGCCATCACCGTGGCACTGATCGTGGGCTCGTTTGCCGAGCGCATCAAGTTCGCCGCCGTGCTCATCTTCTCGGTGCTGTGGTTCACCTTCAGCTACGTGCCCATGGCCCACATCGTGTGGGGTGGCGGCCTGCTGGCAGCCGATGGCGCGCTGGACTTTGCCGGCGGCACCGTGGTGCACATCAACGCCGGTATCGCCGGCCTGGTGGGCGCGTACATGGTGGGCAAGCGCATCGGTTACGGCAAGGAAGCCCTCACGCCCCACAGCCTGACGCTGACGATGGTGGGTGCCTCGCTGCTGTGGGTGGGCTGGTTCGGCTTCAACGCAGGCTCTGCCGGCGCTGCCAACGCCAACGCCGGTCTGGCGTTCATCAACACCGTGCTGGCCACTGCAGCCGCCACGCTGTCCTGGATCGCCGGCGAAGCGCTGCACAAGGGCAAGGGCTCCATGCTGGGCGCGGCCTCTGGTGCGGTGGCGGGCCTCGTGGCCGTGACGCCAGCGGCCGGGTTCGTGGGCCCCATGGGTTCCATCGTGATCGGCCTGATCTCCGGTGTGGTCTGCCTGTGGGGTGTGAGTGGCCTCAAGCGCCTGCTGAACGTGGACGACGCGTTTGACGTGTTCGGCGTGCACGGCGTGGGCGGCATCGTGGGTGCCATCCTGACCGGTGTGTTTGCCGCGCAAAGCCTGGGCGGCACCGGCGGCCTGGCCCCCGACACCTTCGCCATGGGCGCCCAGGTGTGGATCCAGGTCAAGAGCGTGCTGTTCACCATCGTGTGGTCTGGCGTGGTGGCCTTCATCGCCTACAAGATCGCTGATCTGCTGGTGGGCCTGCGTGTCTCGGAAGAAGCCGAACGCGAAGGTCTGGACATCACCTCGCACGGCGAGACAGCGTACAACCGCTGATCCTCGGCCCTGCGCCCAACGCGCTGCGGTGTCTGGTGGCACCGCAGCGTCGCAAGAAGAACCAGCGAGTTGCTCCCCCTGGGGATTGAACGGGCCCGCCGCTACACACGGCGGGCTTCTTTTGGTCTGTGGGGGGGCTCAGCCATTTGCACGCGCGCTGTTCAAAAAATTCACACCCCCGCCACGCCACCCTGAACACGGCTGCCGCTACGATGCAAGGCATGGACCTTGCCCTTGCCCAGATCACCGACCGCGTGCGCGCCGCTGCCGCCGACCAGACACCGCTGCGCCTTCGGGGGGGTGGAACCAAGGATTTCTGGGGCCATGCGCTCCAGGGCGACGTACTCGATACCCGCGTGCTGCGCGGCATCCTGAGCTACGAGCCGAGCGAGCTGGTGGTCACCGTGCGCGCGGGCACGCCGCTGGCCGAGCTGGAAGCCGCGCTGGCCGAGCAGGGCCAGTGCCTGCCCTTCGAGCCCCCCCATTTCGCAAGGACCCCCGCTGAGGGAGCCACGGTGGGCGGCATGGTGGCCGCAGGCCTGTCGGGCCCCGCGCGTGCCAGCGTGGGGGCGGTGCGTGACTATCTGCTGGGCGTCACGCTGCTCAACGGCCGGGCCGAGCTACTGACTTTTGGCGGCCAGGTCATGAAAAACGTGGCCGGGTACGACGTGTCGCGCCTCATGGCAGGGGCCTGGGGCACGCTGGGCTTGCTGACCGAAGTGAGCCTCAAGGTGCTGCCCGTGCCGCCCGGCGAGGCCACCTTGCGCTTTGACGACTGCAACCAGGCCGACGCGCTGCGCAAGCTGCACGCCTGGGGTGGCCAGCCCCTGCCGCTCAATGCCAGCTGCTGGGTGAACGATGGCACGGCGGGCGCGGGCACGCTGTATGTGCGCCTGCGTGGCGCCGTGGCGGCGGTGGAGGCCGCATGCCGCAGCATGGGCGGCACGCGGCTGGACAACGCCACCGTGGCCCCCGACTGGGCAGCCTGCCGCGAGCAGACCTTGCCCTGGTTTGCCGCCCGTGCCCAGCACCCGGACCATGCCCTGTGGCGCCTGTCGGTGCCCGCCACGGCGCCGGTGCTGACCCTGCCTGCCGGTGCGCAGCCCCTGGTGGAGTGGCATGGCGCCCTGCGCTGGGTGCAGGCGCCTGAATCCGCAGGTGACGCACTGCGCGCCGCTGCCGATGCAGTGGGTGGAAGTGCTTCTGTTTTTGTAGCTGCTGGCGCAAGTGGGACAAGCGCTGTAGGCCAATTTGACCTCAAATCCCCGGCGCTGGAGCAGATCCACGCCCGGCTCAAGCGCAGCTTCGATCCGGCGGGCATTTTCAACCCCGGCCGCATGGCGCCGGGCTGGTGACAGCGGCTGCCGCGCACCGCCGGGCCCTTTTCACGCATCTCATGCGACGCTTGCGCCACCTCACCGGACACCGCCGCACGGTCGCCAGCAACCGGGTGCTTGGCCTGCTGCTGGCCTTCAATGCCGGAGCGGTCAATGCCGGGGGCTATCTGGTGGTGCACCTGTACACCTCGCACATGACGGGCTTCGTCTCCATGCTGGCCGACAACCTGGTGCTGGGCAACATGGCCTTGGTGCTGGGCGCCGTGGGGGCGCTGCTGGCGTTTGTGAGCGGCGCTGCCACCACCGCCGTGATGGTGAACTGGGCGCGCCAGCGCAAGCTGCACAGCAGCTACGCACTGCCGCTGCTGGTGGTGGCAGTGCTGATGCTGGTGTTTGGCCTGGTGGGCGCCATCACGCTCAACTGGCGCACGCCGTTTGCCGTGCCCACCACCGTGTTGCTGCTGTCTTTCATCATGGGCCTGCAGAACGCCACCGTGACCAAGATGTCCTCGTCCCAGATCCGCACCACCCACATGACCGGCGTGGTGACCGACCTGGGCATCGAGCTGGGCAAGATGCTGTACTGGAACCGCACCGGCACCGCCCCCGAATCGCAGGTGCGCGCCAACCAGGCGCGGCTGCGGCTGTTTGCGGGGCTGCTGGCCATGTTTCTGGTGGGCGGCATTGCGGGCGCGGCGGGGTTCAAGCATGTCGGCTTCGTGTTTGTGGTGCCGCTGGCGCTGGTGCTGCTGGCCCTGTCGCTGCCGCCGCTGTGGGCCGACCGTGCGCGCTTGCGCCATCCGCTGCGCAAGCTGCCGGCATCGGGCCTGCCGCTGGACCCGCCGCCCGACCCACCGGCCATGCGCTGAACCTGCTTTGCTCCCCCCATTTGGTACCCGTCCAGGCCGCACCCCATGCAAACCCAACTCTCCCCCGAATACGCCGCCCGCGCCGATGGCCTGGAGGCCGAAGCCATCCTGCGCAAATGCGTGCACTGCGGCTTTTGCACCGCCACCTGCCCCACCTACCAGCTGCTGGGCGACGAGCTGGACGGCCCGCGCGGCCGCATCTACCTCATCAAGCAGGTGCTCGAAGGCGACGAGCCCACCCGCAAGACCCAGATGCACCTGGACCGGTGCCTGACCTGCCGCAACTGCGAAACCACCTGCCCCAGCGGCGTGCAGTACGGCCACCTGGTGGACATCGGCCGCAAGATCGTTGATGAAAAAGTGCCCCGCCCCGTGGGCGAAAAAGCCCTGCGCTGGGCGCTGAAGGAAGGCCTGCCCTCGCCGCTGTTCGCCCCCGCCATGAAGGCCGGGCAAATGGTGCGCGGCCTGCTGCCCGCCTCTTTGAAAGCCAAGGTGCCCGCCGCCCAGGACGCCGGCGCCTGGCCCACACGCGAACATGCGCGCAAGGTGCTCATGCTAGCGGGCTGCGTGCAGCCCGCGATGATGCCCAACATCAACACCGCCACGGCCAGAGTGCTCGACGCGGTGGGCATCCAGACCGTGATCGCGCCCAAGGCCGGGTGCTGCGGCGCCGTCAAGTTCCACCTCAACGACCAGGCAGGCGGCATGGCGGAGATGCGCGCCAACATCGATGCGTGGTGGCCACTGGTGGAGCAGGGCGGGGTGGAGGCCATCGTCATGAACGCCTCGGGCTGCGGCGTCACCGTCAAGGAATACGGCCACATCCTGAAGGACGATGCGGCATACGCGGCCAAGGCCGAGCGCATCAGCGCCCTCACGCGCGACCTGTCGGAGCTGCTGCCCGCCATGCTGCCCGAGCTGGCCCGCACGCTGCGCGGCCGCGTGCCGCCGTCCGACGTGCTGTACGCCTACCACCCGCCCTGCACCCTGCAGCACGGCCAGAAGCTGCGCGGCGGGGTGGAGGCGCATCTGGCGCAACTCGGCTTCAGGCTGCGCGTGGCCCGCAACGAGGCGCACCTGTGCTGCGGTTCCGCCGGCACGTATTCGGTGCTGAACCCCGAGCTGTCGTACCAGCTGCGCGACCGCAAACTGGGCCATTTGAACGAGGCCTTTGGCGAACAGCCCCCGGACACCATCCTGTCGGCCAACATCGGCTGCATCACCCACCTGCAAAGTGGCACGGCCACGCCCGTGCGCCACTGGGTGGAGGTGCTGGACGAGGCGCTGGTTTCCTCCCGCCAGGGCTGACGGGCCAACGCACTCACCGCCTGGCAGCCCAGGCGCGCAGTTCGGCTTCGGGCAGGGGACGGCTGAAGAGGTAGCCCTGGAACAGGTCGCACCCCGAGCGCCTGAGGCGGTCGCGCTGGGCGTCTGTTTCCACCCCTTCGGCGAGAACGCGCAGGTCCAGCTGGTGGGCCATGGCCACGATGGCGTCGATCAGCACGGCCGGGCGCTTGCCCTCGCCACTTTGTTCGGGCGCGTCGATGTCCATGATGAAAGACCGGTCGATCTTGAGCACGTCGATGGGCAGGCGCTTGAGGTATGCCAGGCTGGAGTACCCCGTGCCAAAGTCGTCCAGCGCAAAGCGCATGCCATGGCGTCGCAACCGGGCCATTTTCTCCAGGGTCGCTTCCAGGTCGTCCACCAGCACGCTCTCGGTGAGTTCCAGCTCGAGCGAGGCCGCGCTGATGCCCAGGCGCGAGACCAGGTTCTCGACGCGGCCGGTGAAATCGGGCTCGCGGAACTGGCGAGCGCTCACGTTCACGGCCATCGTGAGGTCTCTGGCCCAGCTGCTGCAGGCCGGGTCGGTTTGCCAGCGGTGCAGGGCGCCGAAAGCTTCCTCCAGCACCCAATGGCCCAGGGGCACGATCAGGCCACTGGCTTCGGCGTCCGGGATGAACTGCGTCGGTGACACCAGACCCCGCTGCGGGTCTTGCCAGCGCACCAGCGCCTCCACGCCGACCAGTTGACCCAGCGCGTTGAGCTGCGGCTGGTAGTGCAGCACCAGAGGCACCGGGGCGGACTGGAGTGCGCGGCGCAGGTCGTTGCGCAACGCGAGGCGCTCGCTGGCGGCTTCTTGCAGTGCGTGCGCAAAAAACTGTACGCGGCTGTCACCTGCATTTTTGGCGCGGTGCATGGCCGTCTCCGCTTCGCGCAGCAGCTCGGGGGCATCACGGCTGTCATTCGGGATCATCACCACCCCCGCTCCGGCCGACAGGTGCAGCGTATGGCCTTGCACTTGCACGGGCTCGGCAATCGCAGCCAGCACTCGTTCGATGCAGCGTGCGGCCTCGGCCGACGCATCCTTCAGATCGCCCGGCAGGTCGCACAGCAGCAGGGCAAAGGTGTCGCCATCCACGCGGGCCAGCGTCTGGCCTTGCAGCTGCAGCGCGCTCATGCGCTGCGCCAGCGTGCGCAGCACGGTGTCACCCGCAGCCATCCCCAGCGAATCGTTCACTGATTGAAAAGCATCGATGTTGATGGCCGCCAAAGCTGCGTGGCGCGATTGCGCACCCGCGGTGGCAAGTGCCTGCTCCACTTGCTCCAGCAGAAAGCGGCGGTTGCTCAGCCCGGTCAGTGCATCGAAATGGGCCAGCCGCCGGATTTCCGCCTCGGCCGCCAGCCGGGTGCGGATGTCGCGCACAGCCACCGCGCGCACCTGCCGTGTGCCCAGCTGCTGCATGCGGACACTGCATTCGCAGGGGATGATCTGCCCGTTGGAGTCGATGAGGCCCACCTCCCAGATGCCCTCGGCGCCATGCGCCATGCGTTGCTGGATGACTTCAACATACGAGGGCGCCACCCACGACAGAACGGCCGTGCCAATCAGGCCGCCAGGGGCCACGCCCATCAGCCGCTCGGCGGCAGAGTTGGCATCGGTGACCCGCCCGCTCTCGTGCAGGATGATCGCCTCGAAGGAAGCGTCAGACAGCTGGCGAAAGCGGGCCTCGCTCTCGGCCAGTGCCGTGTTGCGCGCCTGGATTTCGGCCGCCATGCGTTCCATGGCGTGCCCCAGCTCACCGAATTCACCCTGGCCGCGCCACTGGGGTAGATCGGTATAGTCGCCAGCGCCGATGCGCTGCATGCCGACGCGCAATGCCGCCACCGGCCGCAAGATGCCCTGCCCTGCCGTGCCAGTTC from Acidovorax sp. FHTAMBA carries:
- the xseA gene encoding exodeoxyribonuclease VII large subunit, which produces MSGTYLVSSFADKDRVKALGARWDPSRRQWYVPQGRELAPFAQWLPADHSAPTPSSSLVVPPPATAPVSLSQRGMPLSQLLQGVSTAVAQAFKSGVWVLVEVVDTRVRGGHVYLEVSERDTSGVITAKATAIIWSSTASRILPQFEAATGAQVGPGIKLLVRARPVFKPQHGFSLEVDAIDPNYTLGDLEARKREIRERLQLEGLFDLNRQLPTPWDYNLVLVVAPEGGAGLGDFQAEARRLEGLSICRFVYVHSRFQGDGAAAQIRLELLGAVERMREAGGLPDAVAIIRGGGAINDMAWLNDYALVRTICETDVPVLTGIGHERDNSVLDEVANIRFDTPSKVIAGIERLILQRVQEAKGLYAEIIQEVTRTVGGARPTVVEHFTAIEAGARQEIARSRQRASELLAQTRLNSAQALHAAAEQATTHLYEVRRLAAQQLSTARSEVPALLSEIRAESKQILQVARNQVQAHKDIVIHGAAADVRYVKDSTAHNFEDLVSQARKVLADARTDTQALMREIAGQGPDKTLSRGFVLARDASGKAITSANSAETHITIQFRDGIRAAELTQDSKP
- a CDS encoding HAD domain-containing protein — protein: MRTLFLDIDGVLHPEHCHDSRHFCCLPVFEKVLHKVPDCEVVITSTWRLTVPFHGLRSRFSPNMAHRIVGTTGKFSSLADVPSSLLSYEREAECYAWLRRNDRAIFPWLALDDRAWLFRPFNRSLFLVDGKTGITTARADELIERLRNL
- a CDS encoding helix-turn-helix transcriptional regulator; this encodes MPSRRIPSNHLPKVLRLVRTARGLTQEDFGVVSSRTYMSGLERGIKNPTLKKVDEIASVMEVHPLTLLTLAYAESTELKDVRELLQVVQQQVVDLRKQGV
- a CDS encoding TorF family putative porin yields the protein MTRAIIKTLGVALVATLPLLAHAQLSGNVSLTTNYKFRGQDQDASRSKAVKPALQGGFDYAFGDTGWYVGNWNSSVDWLANNSLEADLYGGYKFKAGDVDLDVGALTYIYPGNSSGNTTELYGGVSFGPFSAKYSHTVSKDYFGWAGAKAGSGLKGRNTGYLGFTFAHEVAPSITVKATVGFTRFSSDIKDQGVPNYMDYSVGGAYDFGDGLSLGAAVVGANKKAYFGDVNKSRVIVTLTKTL
- the glnK gene encoding P-II family nitrogen regulator; this encodes MKMVTAIIKPFKLDEVREALSDIGVQGITVTEVKGFGRQKGHTELYRGAEYVVDFLPKVKIEAAIADDLVDRVIEAIESAARTGKIGDGKIFVTHLEQVVRIRTGETGKEAL
- the amt gene encoding ammonium transporter — translated: MKKLFASFILGLSLLSFGSAALAQAPAAPEAAVAASAAAEAPAAAPAPAPVAAQAAPAEAPAAAEAPAPKIDSGDTAWMLTSTLLVILMTIPGLALFYGGLGRSKNMLSVLMQVFVVFSLVSLLWAIYGYSLAFSGEGKFLGGLDKIFLKGVNQETFGALATIPEYVFIAFQGTFAAITVALIVGSFAERIKFAAVLIFSVLWFTFSYVPMAHIVWGGGLLAADGALDFAGGTVVHINAGIAGLVGAYMVGKRIGYGKEALTPHSLTLTMVGASLLWVGWFGFNAGSAGAANANAGLAFINTVLATAAATLSWIAGEALHKGKGSMLGAASGAVAGLVAVTPAAGFVGPMGSIVIGLISGVVCLWGVSGLKRLLNVDDAFDVFGVHGVGGIVGAILTGVFAAQSLGGTGGLAPDTFAMGAQVWIQVKSVLFTIVWSGVVAFIAYKIADLLVGLRVSEEAEREGLDITSHGETAYNR
- the glcE gene encoding glycolate oxidase subunit GlcE, whose protein sequence is MQGMDLALAQITDRVRAAAADQTPLRLRGGGTKDFWGHALQGDVLDTRVLRGILSYEPSELVVTVRAGTPLAELEAALAEQGQCLPFEPPHFARTPAEGATVGGMVAAGLSGPARASVGAVRDYLLGVTLLNGRAELLTFGGQVMKNVAGYDVSRLMAGAWGTLGLLTEVSLKVLPVPPGEATLRFDDCNQADALRKLHAWGGQPLPLNASCWVNDGTAGAGTLYVRLRGAVAAVEAACRSMGGTRLDNATVAPDWAACREQTLPWFAARAQHPDHALWRLSVPATAPVLTLPAGAQPLVEWHGALRWVQAPESAGDALRAAADAVGGSASVFVAAGASGTSAVGQFDLKSPALEQIHARLKRSFDPAGIFNPGRMAPGW
- a CDS encoding YoaK family protein, whose protein sequence is MRRLRHLTGHRRTVASNRVLGLLLAFNAGAVNAGGYLVVHLYTSHMTGFVSMLADNLVLGNMALVLGAVGALLAFVSGAATTAVMVNWARQRKLHSSYALPLLVVAVLMLVFGLVGAITLNWRTPFAVPTTVLLLSFIMGLQNATVTKMSSSQIRTTHMTGVVTDLGIELGKMLYWNRTGTAPESQVRANQARLRLFAGLLAMFLVGGIAGAAGFKHVGFVFVVPLALVLLALSLPPLWADRARLRHPLRKLPASGLPLDPPPDPPAMR
- the glcF gene encoding glycolate oxidase subunit GlcF — protein: MQTQLSPEYAARADGLEAEAILRKCVHCGFCTATCPTYQLLGDELDGPRGRIYLIKQVLEGDEPTRKTQMHLDRCLTCRNCETTCPSGVQYGHLVDIGRKIVDEKVPRPVGEKALRWALKEGLPSPLFAPAMKAGQMVRGLLPASLKAKVPAAQDAGAWPTREHARKVLMLAGCVQPAMMPNINTATARVLDAVGIQTVIAPKAGCCGAVKFHLNDQAGGMAEMRANIDAWWPLVEQGGVEAIVMNASGCGVTVKEYGHILKDDAAYAAKAERISALTRDLSELLPAMLPELARTLRGRVPPSDVLYAYHPPCTLQHGQKLRGGVEAHLAQLGFRLRVARNEAHLCCGSAGTYSVLNPELSYQLRDRKLGHLNEAFGEQPPDTILSANIGCITHLQSGTATPVRHWVEVLDEALVSSRQG
- a CDS encoding EAL domain-containing protein, which produces MERMAAEIQARNTALAESEARFRQLSDASFEAIILHESGRVTDANSAAERLMGVAPGGLIGTAVLSWVAPSYVEVIQQRMAHGAEGIWEVGLIDSNGQIIPCECSVRMQQLGTRQVRAVAVRDIRTRLAAEAEIRRLAHFDALTGLSNRRFLLEQVEQALATAGAQSRHAALAAINIDAFQSVNDSLGMAAGDTVLRTLAQRMSALQLQGQTLARVDGDTFALLLCDLPGDLKDASAEAARCIERVLAAIAEPVQVQGHTLHLSAGAGVVMIPNDSRDAPELLREAETAMHRAKNAGDSRVQFFAHALQEAASERLALRNDLRRALQSAPVPLVLHYQPQLNALGQLVGVEALVRWQDPQRGLVSPTQFIPDAEASGLIVPLGHWVLEEAFGALHRWQTDPACSSWARDLTMAVNVSARQFREPDFTGRVENLVSRLGISAASLELELTESVLVDDLEATLEKMARLRRHGMRFALDDFGTGYSSLAYLKRLPIDVLKIDRSFIMDIDAPEQSGEGKRPAVLIDAIVAMAHQLDLRVLAEGVETDAQRDRLRRSGCDLFQGYLFSRPLPEAELRAWAARR